The Lonchura striata isolate bLonStr1 chromosome 16, bLonStr1.mat, whole genome shotgun sequence genome contains the following window.
CCATGTAAATGTTTCTCTGTAGAGTGATATTCCTCACTACCATTTAAAATTGGTATGTGAATGCCATATAAATGGATatgtatttttctatatttttgaTCAAACATACTATTCAAAGGCCCAGTGTATTTAGCACAGTATGTATAGGAATATACAGATCCTAATAACTTTTCTGTCTGGCCTTAATAGTGAAAGATATTGCAAGGAGGCACACTTTGTGCAATCACAAAGCACAAATCTGTAACATTTTGCCATAATGACATTTTGACATTTTTGATAATTACAAATTAGAAAATTGAGAAACACTGCTCCTTCCATCACAGGTAAACTATGAATGTTGGAAGAGACTAAGGTAGAGTAAGTGTAATAACTCCTCCAAGCTAGAACAAAGCCCTTGTTTCATTTGACAGTAGTAGTGTTAAAGtaaataaatgcaataaataGAGTAAATAACCTGCTGCTGTATCCAGTGACAGGGTTCCACCGTTGGTTCTCATAGATGTAAACACATTTCACATCTGACTGTGTGTAAATGTTATCAGCACTACTGGCCAGTCCTGTGAGGAATAAACAATGTGCATTAGAGTAAAGCTAAAGCTCAAAGACATTACATTTAAAATTCCATCAGCCACTGATGATTGCAtttctccctgcccagctgtaCCTTGGATGAAGCCACCTCCATATGCCCCGGTGTAAAGCCAGGCTGTGTGGTCGTGGCCGATGCCCCACACCACGCCCCGGCTGTTGCTCTCTATCAGCCGCAGGTGGCCGCCCACCTGCCGCCAGAACCTGCCAGGAAAGGACATTGTACTCAACATCCTTCAGGGATGTGTGCTTTCCCCACCAACAACCCGATAGTCTTCAGCACAGGCAACCTTCTCTGCTCACTTGTCCAACCACTGTGCAATCTCTAAGTGAAAGCAGCTGCCAGTTGAAAGCATTTCCCTCTGAACAGCTCCCAAAAAGCAGATGGTTTTGTTCTGCTTGAGGAGTTTGCAGTACCATATTGCCACAGTTGTCATAAAAACTGTCGGGAAACTACTCCTGGACTGCAGTGTCTATGGAAGACCGAGAGTTTCAATTTCATGACTCAGATAAAACGGAAAGCTCAAATTATATTCCAATTACAGCAATTAGATTTACTTTCAGTTTAGGCTATCTCTTATGTCATTAGagatgcaatttaaaaaatgggaTCTCAGTGAGAAAGGCTTTTGAAATCACTGGGATATGTCCAGCATCTAAGAATTAAAATATGATTTGGTGAATTCCTTCGTGTGCAATCATGAGTAGGAAGGCAGCCATTAACCCTGTCAGTGAGACACATCTGCAGTGTACTACACACTCCAAGAGCCCATCAAAGCCACTGAACTGACAGGATATTCTTTGctggatggcatcccatgcAGAAAGAGCAGCTTCAGAAGCTTCTTACATTTGATCACATGGCATCTGCTGGGGTCCGGCCTCCAGCTCAGGACTTGGCTCACTAACAAAGATGTCTCCTTTACAAGTAACTGACCAAATGGCATGGTGAGAGGGAGGGCCTTGAATCCGTCTGCTTTCACAGCAAGACATGTTCAGCAAAGACAGCTACAaaacaagaagcaaaaaaaGCTTCCTTTTACAGTGAGAACAAAAATTCCCATAGAGATGATCAGTActgtaaaacaaaattttacCTCTGCATGTTCTTGCAAGTcagcaaaattaatttgtagCTTTTTCTCAAAAGGCACTAGAATTCAGTGGTTCTGAAATTATTATACAACCACTGGAACTGCTGTGGTTTTCAGGAGCTGATGAGGATGAAGCATCTCTCAGGtctgcccctgctcctgtgtATCTATGCCTGTCTGCCTGTACAAAAGACTCTCTGcagcaataaaaatacagaatagtGCTTCTACTAATGCAGAAGAACACAGTAACTTAATTCAACTCCTAACTCATTCCTACCCTGATCTATATCCAGAGATAGGAAGAGAATGTAAAGCAACATTGGTGTTGCTGTGGATAACTGCAGCACTAGAAAGCAAGCAGACTTCAGAGGAGATAACAAGCCTCAGGTGCCTCTAAGTAAGTTTTGCCAGATGGTTTAAATACCTAAACTTAAAAAGCAGATGAGTAGCTTCAAGAGTTTAAATGTAATGCTGACATTTCAGAGACTGGCTTCTATGTTCAATTGCAGAAACTGCCAGCTTGAAGTGAGAGATGCCCAGAATTACCCAGTCATGCATTTCTTGCTCTGTTGCGGCTGCCAGGCGGATTGGCCATCGCTGCTTTGTCCTCTCAGGTGTGTACAGTGCAAAGGAATGCTTGGCTTCATTCAGCACTTCAACTATAATGGTCACTTCATTCAGGAACACGTGGATGTActaagacaaaagaaaaaaagcctatGACTAAGGCAGACCTTCCACAGAGCCAGCATTTTTGCACTTCAGGTCTACAAACAAGGCATTCCTGCCAAGGACAGCAAAGAATCAATTCTTGGCACAGAGGGAATGGGACTCCACTTCCAGTCTCACCCTATCTCTGATTCCTGTTGCCTGCAGGCATTAACCCTACTTGGCAAGACCCTGTCCAGCCAAGCTGGGCTCTTCACAATCAAGAACACTTtgaattaacaaaaaaattcctaatTAGTGCAGAACTGATGGTTTAAGCAATGTGAGTGGTTTGTGATTGGGTATTTCTGACATGGCATTAACATAGCTCAGAAAAGCCAAACCTCAGAACAGTAGGTGCCATAATTTGCCTCCTTTAAAGAATCTGTTTCCCATTCAGAGGCTTCCCTTTGCCAAAAACAGCTCTCCCAGGGGTCTGCAGCTAAACACACCTTCTTCTCCTCGTGGTACATATAATAGATGAACAGGATGCTGTCACGCATCCCATCACTCCCAGTGAACTGCTCCAGTGCAACTCGAACATCCATCCACTTATGAGGCTTCCAGTTCCTCCACCACTGCAAGGCTCCAGTTTTAACCCAAACTGACTGCAAGGCAAACACAAAAGGAATAACGAAACTGCAttactctttttctttctcccaaaTGCTGTTTTTGTGCCCACAGGTTGTGTCTGTTGCAGGTTAGTCTGTATCACACCTCATCATACATTTATACACGTGTATCACACATTCCCACACAGAGCGTACCAGAGTATGAAAACTCATAGAAGTGGATAAAAAGATACTGAAGTAGCACGTGTACAAGAGTAGTAATATTTTTACCCTGCAAGAATGCAGTAGCACACAGTTAGTAACTGGCTTTTGTTATAACACAACCTCTCTTTGGAATTAAAAGGTTTTtgacataattttttaaaactggaTTAAACCCCTGGACTCAAAGTGTTTTTAATCAAATAATTCTAGATGTCATTTGGCAATGAGCAATGAGGGGACCAACAATATGAATGAATCTGAAAAGAGCCAGAGTCATAACAAAGGGAACATCAAACAAAACTGCTGCTATTTACGTGCTGCCATTGACGTTTGCATCATTTATTTACGCAAGTTAAATTAGTCCTGATGACCACAGAGAGGGAAGCTCCCCTCCTTGAGTCACTGTTTCAATTCAGATGTCTCATCTTGTGGTGCAATAATTCACACAATATCCTGCTGTTGCAACGATTTCTCTGAGGATTTGAAGTCTCACAGTACCCAAATAATGCTGACCAATGCTTTGTTTCTTCCTAAATAAAACTCTCTGATAATGCTTTTAGATGAATAGTGCTGCTCTATGTTTAACAAGTCCTTAATGTCCCACAGGGAGCTCAAACATTAATAATCCAGGGAAGTTGTCATAGGCAGAAATAGGGGCAAGAATATGAAGCTGACAGTAAGCTCAAATCAGTATGTCAGAAATGTATTATTGATTCCCAGATGTGTTTAGAAGATAAGAGATAAATGTCCTCACTGCTTACCTGCTCAATAGCCTGCTCATAGTGCCTGAAATTCTCCAGTTCCCGCTTTGTCCTTTCACTGAGCTGCTGAAAAATCTGCTTCCTCCatgctgctgtctgtgcaggAGTgatggacagggacagggactgcACAGACGATGACAAACCTGGGACACAACCAAACCAAATAAACTCCAGTGAGCTCTGAGCACCATTCTGTGAAAGGTAAAACACGGCGCTCCTTTGAACAAACACCTGACTGGATCAACCCAGTCTAACACCATTTTTATAATGATTATAGTTTGCAAACAATGTATTACAGCCAAAATTGTAAATGATGCATAGAAATAGAATCACTAGATGATTATATAGAAGCTTTTAAAGCCATAACCTTGTAAAAATGAGAAGTTTGTCACTGAACTGCAAGATAATTAGATAATATATTGCATCCCAAGTTAGACTGTTAAATACTGGAATGCCACAGATCATAGTTTATTTTACCTATTTCAGTAGGAATGGCAGAGTGAGGCAGTTACTGCCAGCATCTGCACCTCCCAAGAGAGCCCTTTTCACTCCTTCCTGTTACTGCTCAGTGATATTATGTGTTTTGCCTGAAGCTGCAGTTTCAGTACAATTAAAAATGAGATGTAGATCCAGCACAGAttactttaataaaaaattgttACAGGAACTTAAGAGAAAATATCACTTCTACATTTATTTATCTCAAGCCCAAAGTGCTGTACAGCAAAATACTGCAGCCCTATGCTCAGACATGAACCTATTAACAAACTGCAGTAAGAGAAAGTTGGTTAGCACAAGTTTTGCACCATGGCTTTgctcaaaaaaacaaaccaacattTTTCTCAAAGAGCACATTAAGCTGTGACTGGAACTGGGGTGTGCTGTGGTGACTGGCCAGTACCTGATGGAGGAGTGAACCACTTCAGTGGGCTGTGCAGATCTACCAGACAGCCTCCCCCAGACACCCAGGCCCACAGTGGGTGCTCGTCGGCTCCGTACTGGTCTTCAGCTCCCACCGAGAACGCGCCCAGGGAAGAGAGGCTGGATGTGTCTGCAAAGCTGCTGACAGACAGCACTGGGTGCTTCTGAGCCTCCTTCAAGTCAATGTTTATCCACTGCAGTTCTGCAGAAGGATTTGGGTTTCCAGGAGGTTTATTCATTTCAAGGTTATCTTTGTCATTACTAGCTGAAGCAGCAGTGGCTTCTCCTTGCTCAGAGTGCAGAGGATCCACAGGCAGCCGTGCAGATGCTTCAGCCTGGCAGGCTGGGCCATCCCCagcggctgcagctcccagcagggcagtgctggcagggctCGTGGGCAGCTCTGTATCAGAGGAAGGATCTGCATCACCCTGAATGACCGCGCTTGTTTGGTTCTGAATATCATCAGTAAAGAAACAGCCAGCACTGAAGGACAAATAGATAATTAATTATCATCCAAAGCATTGTAAATCAGCACAGGCCTTAGATCGCAGACACACAGAAACTGACTTAGTGTTGCACCGCAGGAGAGAAACAGCAGACTTCCCTTTTAAATGTCAAATTCTATCATCAGAGGAATGGGTCCAACACAAACCTGGCAAACTGGTCTAGTAAATCTGAAACATAGGAAGGAATTTTATTGATCTTTTCAAACAATTCATGGTGTTGGCTGCCTACAACTCTCAGGAAAACACATCCCATTCTCTGAATACGAAATAAcaaataggattttttaaagCCCATTTTTAGCTTTATGATTTGTCTTTGCCAAAGGGAACTTCTCAGCACACACTCTGGCTCAAACAAGTCAGATCCATTGGCATGTGTGGTACAGCCCAGAGGCCAGCAGGCAGGGGAAGCAACTGATTTAACCTCCCTAGGAAAAGAAACGTACAGTGACACTCAGGAAGAGTAATTCCTAAGTGGAGTTGACACTCCTTCATGGTATTTCATAAACAACAACATCTCTTATTAGAGACTAGTTCCAGATAGTAATAGCAAAGCCCAGAGGAACATGCTTTACTGCAGGCATGCAGTGAATTCCAATATGGGAGCTTCAGATTCTTCTCTGAGTCCAACAACTATTGCTTATTGTAATTTTAACAGTAAAAATGCAATTGCCTTTTGGCATACATAATGATTAGAGATGTCTTCCCCACTCCTCCTTGTCTGTACCCCTTGAATGTAAAGAAATATCTCCTAGCATTGAAACCCTTGTTAGGACAAAGTCTTGAGCAGGTATTTCATGAAGTACCTGAGCAGACTTGTTGAGCTCCCAGTCTGAGATCTGTCACTCTCTCTGCCAGACACAATTGCCTTCCATGTCTTCCCACTGAGCTCACTTGGTGTGACACCTTGACGAAAATAAATCGCTCTGTCATCGCAGCCAATTCCCCAGACCTGGAGAGGAAAGGGCTTGGTGAAGGAAGTGGCTTGGAATGCAGTAGGTTTCAGATACTAAAAAGGTGCAGTGGTGCAGAATTGAGCACAGAAAACTGCTGGACACAgcattttccttttgtgttcTTCCTTAATGCTGACATTGTAGATGCAGAACAAAATTCTGTACCAGAACCAGTCTGCAACTCCCTGTGCCATACAAGACAGGTGCTGGCTGTCACCTTCAGGTGCAGAATTGCAGAATTCAGCCACTTTCCCTCCCAGAGTTTAAGGCCAGGGCCCCTTTgtccagccagccctgctgagagccCTCACCATGTGTGAACAGCTCCTGCACTAGAAGGAACACACTCCTTAGAGGTAACATTCCCCTTTAGAGAGGAATGTAAATACCctctcagctgctccccagctctCTTACCTGGTTGTTTAAGCCCACAGTTACCATCATCATTTCTCCAACCATTTCAATCCAACTTGTCCCACAAGGATTATGTGAGTTCACTCCTCTTCTAAACCACACCTACAACAACAAAAAGTCcaaatttttctccttctgctctagcaggaatttaatttctttagtgGATTAGTCTTAATCTCTAACACTGACTTGCCACATTGTCTTAATAAGTCAATTACTTCCTTGATTCTTTATCAGATAAAGATAAAACAATTCACTCAATAGTACCCACATTGTGTGTCCACCTGCAGccagaaaagccaaaaaagGAGACTTTTTTGTAAGATTTTCTGTGACAGAGTTAGTTTTTATGCTCCTGGAAAAATACTTTCTATTACTATCACCACATAGGCTATTTTTGATCACTCTGAATGGGCTTCTAAATAGTTTTCTTACATTCAAACCCTAGAAGCAGGGCTGCCAGAAGGGACTGTCAGGGGGATGTCTTTTGCATCACAGCTCTTTAAATTGTCTCTCCTTAGATTTGACTTTACCAATCTGAAAGTGTCTGTGGGCTGGGCACCTGGAAGAAGTTCTCTCTGTATGTAGCATATATCCATACAGTCATAGTAGCAAGCAGCTCCCTTAGAAGCTGTTGGTTGAATCCCATAACATCAGGATGCTTGACTGCCCTGTGGCAGATCTGAAGGAAAATGCACCAGCTTATCTCCATTTATTACAGTGGATTTATGTGGCAGATggagcaggctgggcacagcctgttaCCAGGGCTCAGCTGACAAGCAGTGACTCACTACAGCAGAGGAACTCAAGAGAACTGCTGCACAAGCAGAGTGTTCAGGCCTGGCTTTGAATTCAGTGTGAAGGAGCAGGGAGTGGGACTCCATGATCtttatgggtcccttccaatttaaaacatttcatcATTCTAAGTTAAAACTCCAGTAAGAAAGTAATCACATATCTATATAAGAGATATCCCACCTAATTAAATACCAAAGCCCCCACTTAAGACTGACAAAGAGGGCAGTtgcattagggaaaaaaaaaaaaaaatagcatcacGCAGGACAGTGTAGATGAGAATACTCCCCCTGCTGCTTTTGATGTAAAATTCAGTCCTTGTGGAAACAGGAGTTACTTCAATTTTGATGCTTAATATCCCTTAGCAGAGGCTCCTCATCCAATCCCCACCAACATCCCCATCCACCTGCCAAATCTGTCTGACTTGGGTTTAGAAAATTCcttccaaaagaaaagcaaaaagccTTCTTTAAATCAAATCAACTATCAGAAACCACAAAGCATTCCTGTAACAGCAAGGGGAACTAGAATTCCCCAATCCATGGGGATACAGAGTTCAAATCACCAATGCTTCCTATGCAAGATACACCCCTGTTTGagagcagcacacagggaaaaggaaaaaaaaagcaaaatcagaatGTGAGCCCTCTTACTTTTCTATCCTTTGTAACACACCACACCACATCAACACCCACGGAGACGTGCATGATCCCATTTTCAGAGCTTGGAGACTCCACAATACTCCAGGAAATTCCTGCAAAGACAGAACCCAGAAGGTACTGTAGATTTGTTTCTTACTCAACACTATACAAATCAAAGGGATTTCCAACCAGATTTAACAAACTTTACCTTGAGGGTTATTCCTATCAATTCCTTCTCTCACAATAGCTTGCCCTTCCCAGAGGGTTGCCCAAAGAAGATCATAGGGTCCACAGCTGATCTGTACAACTTCACCAGGAGTGGTGACTAAGGACCACGTGGAACCTTCTGGATTGTGATGGCAGACATTTTCTCTGTACCATACCTAGgcaagtttaaaaaaacaaaaacaaatgaaataagGAAGAAATATCACTACAACAATGAAACCATTGAGACAGGAGTAAAGACAAACTGGAAAGAACAGCTCTCCTTTAACAAGAAGATTGTTTTATGTAGTGTATGGCACTCTGACctttaaagctattttttttaatgttgattATGCAGTTGAAACTATTTCCTTATGTACTAAGGGAGGAGGCTGTTCTACAGAGCAGCTTTTATCATGGAACTACATCTGGATTGGGTACAGTAACCTATTGCTACAAGTTCTGTGTATATTTCAACATTTAAAGCACTTCACTGTATTTCAGGGCATGTTATATAAACCCAAGAGTGAACaaatacaaaacacaaaaatgttACTGTTAGCTGAGAGCCTGGCCTCACTTTCACTGAACAGAGCTTGTCACAATAGTGGGGAAAAATTCCATTCTCTGTGCAGCCTTTGATGACATTCAGCCATTCTTTAGTCTTGGACTGCAATTTTCTGTAGATCACAGTCAAAACAGGAAGGTCAAACATAGAAAGCATCCTGTGGCAGTCATACAAATGCTCCACAGCATGCCTGCTGAGTGCTAACTCTTCATTTTTAGGAATACTTTATTTCTCCAGGGACTTTCACTtgggaaataaaagcattttacaaTGGCAGTCAAGTAAGCCTGTAGACTGGGATGCTTGTCATATATTACTAGAAAGCATAAGGAATAggcagttttattttaaacatgtaACTAAGATTGCTTGcctctccaggcagtgccaaaTGTGACTGAAAGCTCAGGTTACCTGTTAAAAGTATTACATTCTGAGACCACAAGATACAAACTGTCTAGACACAAAGGAATATTAGATACATGCTGTAAGgatgaaggaagaaaagcaaaaatcaaatcaaaaggACTGAGCAAAAGAGGAGACCCCATGGGAGGccaaaaaccaacaacaacagaGAAAGATGTATagttttcaacagaaaataaaatgaaaacatttcagagCTGGATGCCACATTGCCAGGTCAGGAGGTGATCACTTTCCAATCAGTAAGTCATTGAAAACCATTTTGTAAAACTTGAATCATCCCTGTCTCTCCACCCCAAAGGCACAGCAAAATGCTTCACCAGAACCTTTGTCAAGTTTTAAGGCTCCTTCTCCTGGTTCCCAGCACCACAGTCAGCATTCTGAGCATTTTTCAAGATATAATATACTGCCACTCAGCCCCAGTTTTAAGATTCACCTGTTCATAGAGGTTAAAGGCTTCCATAAAACAACAACGCTAGAAGTACTAAGCCTTTCCATTTAGAACTCAAGTTGTTACATAATGGAGTCCCAAAGCAGCTTTTCATCTCTGCCAGATGCACAAGCAGTGTATTTCCTTACCAGTATAAGACAATAACAACCCTGCCTTGCTATACAAGTATTTAGCTCCTTTCAACTAGTAATTTTTATTAGGAAACTTAGGGAACACACACATACCCTTCCTTGCAAAGAGACTGCCCACACTGACAGGCGGCCGAGAGGCTCGTCCGTGATCTCCCATCCTCCAATGGAGATGTCATTGAAAGGGTCTGGCAGCTGGTCTGGTTCATCCTGGGACACAATCTGGAGCAAAGGGAAGGAAGGTTGAGGAGAGGAGACACTGCAAACAGGTGAACTGGCTGGTGGCATAACCTGTGTCTTGCAGATTGGTTATGTATCACTTCCTAGAGTGGCTGAACATGGAGATTCTCCCTCTCATTCTCATATTCTCTGCATAGAGAGGGATTCATTCCCTCTCTCTATGCAGAGAGGGGAAATGCTGCCAAGGCAGCATGGGGAAGTCTGTGTTTTGCACCTTAACTAAAGCAAGTTTTTACTCACAGAACAGTGAGTAAAAACAAAATTGGAAAGCTGAAAGATCACAAATTACAAATTTTGAATGTTCTTAGAATGAAACAATTATTAAAGAACAGTTATTCACACAGATAAAGGAAATAGCTTGTGAATTATGCAATGCAGGTATCACCTTGAATGAGAGTGCTTTgtcataaaaccaaagcaagtTAAAAAGCTGATCTGACATTTGCAAAGGACCTGAGCATCCATCTCTAATTCCATCACCATAAGATTTGGCACCTTATTACCACAGGTTTCTATGAAAAATCCCAGCTTTTCATTTATGCTTACAAGAATAGCAAGTTGGAAGTGAAGGAATCCAAGTCCAGCCTACAGAGAAGTCATAAAAAATTAACTTCCCTGCACTTCTAATTGATTATTTCAGACAATcagtttatttaatatttaaaagagATCCAGAACCTTGGCCCAAACGTCCCGTGATTTGTATCTCCTGTATCTGATCCATCTCCTTCGTCTGACACAGGAATTCCACCTCTTATCCTTTGTGTAGGTGCTGGGGAAGTCTATGGCGTAAGTCCAGCCCTGCAAACAGAGGTTTTCTTGTATGAAAAACAGGATAAAGGGAAAGCTTGAAGTTGTAACTCAGAACAATTCTGCACAAGAGTCACAGCACAAGTCACTCTGTGTGTCTCTAGAGCCCTGATTAACAGATCAGCTAATTCCATGAATGATTTATGAATCATGCCCAAATTCCTCTGGGTGATATACACAGAACAAACAAGACACAGTAAAACATTTTACTTTCTTCATAGTAAAGACCTTAAATAACAATGGCATTCAGTTGCCAGGATTTTGTGGCCtgatcaaaagaaaaaagcttctATAGAAGCTCCTATAGACTTCAAAAGCCTTCAAACAAGatccttctttcttttgtaTTAGAGTTGAACTATTTCACAGAAAGAAGTATCTATGGCAAGTTGTATTTTTACAGACTTTTTTACACTTCTATAACAGAGTAAGGATTCCCAGAATAGATCTCTTTTTGGTATTGTTCACCTACCCCTTTCTCTGTTGGTTCCCCTCCAATATTTTCATCCACATACCAGTCAGACTCCCACTCCCAGTGTGGTGAAGGCAGTGTGAAACTATCAAGCTGCTGGTGTTTTAGCCCGCTCACATCGCTCCACTGCCAGCGGTCACTGGGCAGTAATTTCTCACAAAAGCCACCAACTGGATTCCAGCGCTgccagaaataataaatattctgGTTTAGACCACATTATTTCATTGCACATCTACAGGGAATCATGacacttttcttattttctgcagtAGAAGAGGAATAAATTCCTGGGGTGAATGAGAAAGTGTTCACTCCATGAGCCCCTCCCTGACACAGCCTTGGAGTGGAGGAAGCTTTTTTAAGCATCAAAGAAGGGCTGACTGCAGAGCTTGTCCCAACCAAGTCATCTTCAGCTACAGAAATAGGATCATCTGATGCTCTATTTTACCAGGCACTGGGCTTTTTTCTTTGATGATGTATGGCACCATGACACTGCAGCATTAGGGTAATGCTGAATGGATGGCCTTGGTATCTCTAATCTACTCCCAGAGAAAGATGATTCATACCTTGTCTGCACTAGAAAAGCAGCACTGCCTCTGCCTGGAACCGTGTCAGGAGAACTGTATCAGCAAATCTCCCCTGGATCTTACATTACATTTTTCCCTAATCTGTGTTGAATCAGTTACAGAACTGATAACACAAGGATTTTCACCAATactgtcatttttttccccccacactCCTATGTATTATAGGAAATACTGTCAAAATCTGTCCTGTCATACTGTCTTACATTTTAGGGCATGTGGATCTTTCACCACTCAGtctattatttttacaaaaagtATTATTTGCTGTTACTAGAAATCTGGCTAAATTGCCTTGCTCATTATCTGCAAACTACTTCAGTTTAATTTCATAGTTGCTAGCTCTTGTAGAGTATTTCTTTTTGTGCTTTCTAGTACTCtgtttttcacttttcattacctagaacaaacaaaataaaagttttaagtagcaaataaaattttgaatttttcatttttaaagaacaTGTTTACACAATAAAAGGAACATACTTAAATGGTTGAAAAGTTGTATCAATATGAAATAATGtatgaaattaatttgttgTACTTTTGTCCATGCAAGTAAGTTAATGTCTCTTCCCAATTTATATTATTGCCCATTAGAAATCAGAGAAATGTGCTCAAGGAAATCCATCAATTTTCTCTCCCAATTTACTTTTGGTTAACTTATAACAAAATTTgataaatttcctttaaaattactgttttaaaGACATTATTTTGAAGTGCATCAGATAGAAAGGATCACCTTAACACTTCTATGCAAAAAAAGTTGGAGACATTGTACTTCAATGGAATGTTATGCCTTTATCAGAGGAGTCTTTGGAACACTAAGAAGTATCATTGTCTAAAGAATAATGTATTTCTGATAATATATTATAagaatatattataatatataatatatttctGATCTTTGTTGCCTGGAAGTCACATGGGACATTTTCTTAAGAGGATTGTGTATTTGTCACTaaggaaaggagaaatgcaAACCACTCAGTGAAAAGGGTGAATGCTCCAGTCTGAAATGGCTCACACATAACAGACTGGAATTCACACTGGCATCGATtttgccaggagcagggaactGTAACTCCTTTGGGAATTTAAATGCTACAAGAATAACCTGGTATTTGGCACATATATGTAGTCTTCAGAAACTTctgataaaaaatgaaaacaaataaaactgatCAATCCTCCTGTGAGAAAAACACGGTGAGACAGCTGATGTAGGATGTGCTGTCAGTCCAAGCAGTGGCTGTGTGAGAGGTACTGTACCTGTCATACCTGGTTCTCATAGGTTTCCTCCTGGTATCTGATGGGAACATCTCCTGAGAACACGTAGGTGTACACTTGATGGTCACAGGCTATTCCCCAGCAGCACTGTTTGACAGCAGAGACCCGCTTGAATTCCAGCTGTGTGTCCTTACAGAGCTCCCAGTA
Protein-coding sequences here:
- the TECPR1 gene encoding tectonin beta-propeller repeat-containing protein 1 isoform X1, translating into MANPIGDKDSCLQSPSNTEGKVVKIRRFILIMLQLIELCSQPSPDMAMPSSLLWAVDIFGRVYTLSTVGQYWELCKDTQLEFKRVSAVKQCCWGIACDHQVYTYVFSGDVPIRYQEETYENQRWNPVGGFCEKLLPSDRWQWSDVSGLKHQQLDSFTLPSPHWEWESDWYVDENIGGEPTEKGGWTYAIDFPSTYTKDKRWNSCVRRRRWIRYRRYKSRDVWAKIVSQDEPDQLPDPFNDISIGGWEITDEPLGRLSVWAVSLQGRVWYRENVCHHNPEGSTWSLVTTPGEVVQISCGPYDLLWATLWEGQAIVREGIDRNNPQGISWSIVESPSSENGIMHVSVGVDVVWCVTKDRKVWFRRGVNSHNPCGTSWIEMVGEMMMVTVGLNNQVWGIGCDDRAIYFRQGVTPSELSGKTWKAIVSGRESDRSQTGSSTSLLSAGCFFTDDIQNQTSAVIQGDADPSSDTELPTSPASTALLGAAAAGDGPACQAEASARLPVDPLHSEQGEATAASASNDKDNLEMNKPPGNPNPSAELQWINIDLKEAQKHPVLSVSSFADTSSLSSLGAFSVGAEDQYGADEHPLWAWVSGGGCLVDLHSPLKWFTPPSGLSSSVQSLSLSITPAQTAAWRKQIFQQLSERTKRELENFRHYEQAIEQSVWVKTGALQWWRNWKPHKWMDVRVALEQFTGSDGMRDSILFIYYMYHEEKKYIHVFLNEVTIIVEVLNEAKHSFALYTPERTKQRWPIRLAAATEQEMHDWLSLLNMSCCESRRIQGPPSHHAIWSVTCKGDIFVSEPSPELEAGPQQMPCDQMFWRQVGGHLRLIESNSRGVVWGIGHDHTAWLYTGAYGGGFIQGLASSADNIYTQSDVKCVYIYENQRWNPVTGYSSRGLPTDRYMWSDASGLQECTKTNTKPPSPQWSWVSDWYIDFSPAGGTDREGWQYAADFPASYHGHKTMKDFVRRRRWARKCKIVTNGPWLEVPPVTLWDISIIPSSDADDEEAVALWAISDKGDVLCRLGVTQQNPAGTSWLHVGTDQPFISISIGAFYQVWAIARDGSAFYRGSVSPNKPAGDCWYHIPSPQKQKLKQVSVGRTSVFVLDKNGNLWYRQGITPSYPQGSAWDHVSNNIRKMSVGPLDQVWVIADKVQGSHSLSCGTVCHRTGVQPLEPKGLSWDYGIGGGWEHITVRGNATEASRGAVPDTTEENPAASKEGEDEESKRKTEHSKTPLMVSESQELDRNSVNC